A genomic window from Pecten maximus chromosome 6, xPecMax1.1, whole genome shotgun sequence includes:
- the LOC117328934 gene encoding uncharacterized protein LOC117328934: MDLKDVHYTFDYAQSVLLPSHCRQEGALYFRSPYKANLFGICNDGRSLQTNYLFGEDQSIGLDGAQSHSANAVVSMLHHFFEYHGEGEKTVYLNADNCGGQNKNQVVTSYLAWRVAKGYHDDIHLHFMKPYHARCLVDGMFGIARRKIRRNDVDSLSDLKMTIHASSTHNQADLYSEMSPNSWIWRDWKQFFKPVFRAVPGIGKYHHFHFASTTSGMVTVKKGVDGETTPVRLVKRGKIIPQGLPVRLEAKGFSAERAWYLYKNIRPFVKDPSKDLLCPLPTVPQPTFRPTHTEE; the protein is encoded by the exons ATGGACCTAAAAGATGTCCACTACACATTTGATTATGCTCAAAGTGTACTTCTGCCCAGTCATTGCAGACAGGAAGGAGCTTTGTACTTCAG GTCACCATATAAAGCTAATCTATTTGGTATTTGCAATGATGGTCGGTCCCTGcaaacaaattatttgtttGGCGAGGATCAGTCCATTGGTCTGGATGGTGCCCAGAGCCACTCGGCCAATGCTGTTGTATCTATGTTGCACCACTTCTTCGAATACCATGGGGAAGGAGAAAAAACTGTGTACTTGAATGCAGACAATTGTGGTGGCCAAAATAAGAATCAG GTTGTCACAAGCTATTTGGCTTGGAGAGTGGCAAAAGGATATCATGATGACATCCATCTACATTTCATGAAGCCATATCATGCCCGTTGTCTTGTGGATGGGATGTTTGGTATTGCCCGAAGGAAAATCAGACGCAATGATGTGGATAGTTTGTCTGACCTGAAGATGACAATTCATGCTTCATCCACACATAACCAGGCAGATTTATACAGCGAGATGTCACCAAATTCGTGGATCTGGAGAGACTGGAAACAATTCTTCAAGCCTGTATTTAGAGCGGTTCCTGGTATTGGGAAATACCATCACTTTCACTTTGCTTCCACCACTTCAG GAATGGTTACTGTTAAAAAAGGTGTTGACGGGGAGACAACGCCAGTGAGGCTTGTGAAGAGGGGAAAGATTATTCCACAGGGTTTGCCAGTGAGACTGGAGGCAAAAGGTTTTTCCGCAGAACGTGCATGGTACCTGTACAAAAATATCAGGCCTTTTGTAAAGGATCCGTCTAAGGACCTTCTATGTCCCCTGCCCACTGTCCCACAGCCCACCTTTAGACCCACCCACACAGAAGAATGA